In one window of Bemisia tabaci chromosome 6, PGI_BMITA_v3 DNA:
- the Csl4 gene encoding exosome complex component CSL4: protein MEDKIICVPGQRLCLSDDEHVSGSGTYERQGYIYATVAGVVDLVKQDKGFLVQVHNKEQSIVPMPGDVVTCKVNVINQRLCRCSITCIGDTVLMRPFRAILRKEDVRATEKDSIEMQKCFRSGDIILAKVLPMKEIHSYQITTAENELGVVIAHSESGGVSMVPISWTEMQCPKTYNREFRKVAKVGPENIVID from the coding sequence ATGGAGGACAAAATAATCTGTGTCCCAGGCCAAAGGCTCTGTCTCTCAGATGACGAGCATGTTTCAGGAAGCGGTACCTATGAAAGACAGGGGTATATCTATGCTACAGTTGCTGGTGTTGTAGATTTAGTAAAACAAGATAAGGGATTTTTAGTGCAAGTTCATAACAAGGAGCAGAGCATCGTACCCATGCCAGGGGATGTCGTCACTTGCAAAGTGAATGTAATCAACCAAAGATTATGTCGTTGCAGCATAACTTGTATTGGTGATACAGTCCTGATGAGACCCTTCAGGGCCATCCTCAGGAAAGAAGATGTTCGAGCTACTGAAAAAGATTCGATAGAAATGCAGAAGTGTTTTAGATCTGGTGATATTATCCTGGCCAAAGTTTTACCGATGAAAGAAATTCATTCCTATCAAATAACTACTGCCGAAAATGAGTTGGGTGTTGTGATCGCTCACAGTGAATCAGGTGGCGTTTCGATGGTTCCAATTAGTTGGACGGAGATGCAGTGTCCTAAAACGTATAACAGAGAGTTCAGAAAAGTAGCCAAGGTTGGACCAGAGAATATCGTTATTGACTAA
- the galla-2 gene encoding MIP18 family protein galla-2 → MASDRMKIENLNPKLFQKSERREVTPEDEDDAVEDQFDAREIFDLIRSINDPEHPFSLEELDVVKQSLINVDNEKGLVEIQFTPTIPHCSMATLIGLSIRVQLIRALPTRFKVKVEITPGTHASEAAVNKQLADKERVAAALENVNLLQVINQCIASSIA, encoded by the coding sequence ATGGCAAGTGACAGGATGAAGATAGAGAACCTCAACCCGAAACTCTTCCAAAAGAGTGAAAGACGTGAGGTGACACCCGAGGATGAGGATGATGCGGTCGAGGACCAGTTTGACGCCCGAGAAATCTTTGACTTGATACGTTCCATCAACGATCCAGAACATCCCTTTTCTCTCGAAGAGCTGGATGTTGTGAAACAAAGTCTCATCAATGTTGACAATGAAAAGGGTCTAGTCGAAATTCAATTCACACCGACGATTCCGCATTGCAGTATGGCAACTCTGATTGGGCTTTCGATTCGAGTTCAACTCATCAGGGCTCTTCCTACACGCTTCAAGGTCAAGGTGGAGATCACGCCTGGCACACACGCCTCCGAAGCTGCAGTCAACAAACAGTTAGCGGACAAAGAACGTGTTGCCGCAGCACTTGAGAATGTGAACCTACTCCAGGTGATCAATCAGTGTATAGCAAGCAGTATTGCTTGA